GCCGCCTTCACCGCCGACGGAACCGGAGGCAACCCGGCCGGGGTGGTGCTCGATGCGACCGGGCTGACTGAGGATCAGATGCTCGCGCTCGCGGCGGAGGTCGGCTACTCGGAGACGGCGTTCGTCCTCCCGGGGAGCGGCGACTCGCACCCGATCCGCTACTTCAGCCCGCGGGCCGAGGTGGCGTTCTGCGGGCACGCGACGATCGCCACCGCCGTCGCGCTCGCCGACCGCGACGGCTGCGGGCCGCTGCGCTTCGACACCCCCGCCGGACCGGTCGCGGTGCTGACCGAGGCGACCACGACGGGCGTGACGGCCACCCTCACCTCTCCCCCGGCGTCCAGCCGGCCCGCCACCGCGGCGGAGATCGACGCCCTGCTCGCGCCGTTCGGCTGGCGGCGCGAGCAGCTCGACGAGACCTGGCCGGTCCACGTCGCCTTCGCGGGCAACGCGCATCCCGTGCTCGCCGTGGCCGCGCGCGAGACCCTGGCCGACTTCGACTACGACTTCGACGCCCTGGCCGCGGTGATGGCGGACGCCGGGTGGGCGACCGTCCACGTGTTCCGGCAACGCGGGCCGGCCGAGTTCGACGTCCGCAACGCGTTCCCGCCCGGCGGGGTCCGCGAGGACCCGGCGACCGGCGCCGCCGCGGCCGCGTTCGGCGGCTACCTGCGAACGCTCGGCCG
This genomic window from Sporichthya brevicatena contains:
- a CDS encoding PhzF family phenazine biosynthesis isomerase, giving the protein MTEVLRYAAFTADGTGGNPAGVVLDATGLTEDQMLALAAEVGYSETAFVLPGSGDSHPIRYFSPRAEVAFCGHATIATAVALADRDGCGPLRFDTPAGPVAVLTEATTTGVTATLTSPPASSRPATAAEIDALLAPFGWRREQLDETWPVHVAFAGNAHPVLAVAARETLADFDYDFDALAAVMADAGWATVHVFRQRGPAEFDVRNAFPPGGVREDPATGAAAAAFGGYLRTLGRLTVGNRVVLHQGEDMGQPSRLVVAPDPDSDGVQVTGTGAPIPA